Proteins from a genomic interval of Kribbella aluminosa:
- a CDS encoding glycosyltransferase family 2 protein, giving the protein MTPRLSVVVPFYGVGEYLGDCLESIARQAWSDFEAILVDDGSPDDSAVIAKEFCARDERFRLIQQDNAGPGPARDAGIREATGEYLAFVDGDDLVSRYGFAALVRTLDSTGSDFAGGNARRFNNSFGVRPSWLHKQPFARVRHATHVTEFPDLVLDRMLWNKVYRRSFWTENGYTFPPIRYEDYPVALKAHLDAVTVDTITQAVYYWRERESGESITQQKFQLGNIRDRVTSAGMVLDLVENAVPVVRRRVHAHLAQIDVLTLMSAFGSVPAGDEQVLVDLSRALLDRLDEDVLAKTHRYDRIQHAALRSGDVDLLRRLADFRNSGGLRGGARAVSRGRRLDYNYPGLGESVVPRRLYGVRDQDLSLATSVREVAWVDGTLSIKGTAEIRHLETDRTSTLEIALAVGETSYPLPVRRYAALDLHGTKTLVGFEVLLDQEVLGECTGAPAHFDVRMRSGRRVRKGMLGGQGPGSPGWPPGAWIDDTNWIQPGPGKSGWFSLRRLTDPCRLTAAEQVGDELVLHGRASFDEPELYLSRPVVGGEEEVPLEVDGRDFTARLPIRDIVDAANHDDPFGRRTTRVFRVRGPEEQQRVLLWTAGDTALTGVADDRVVTLTRSTGGYVNLHESPIRTTAVSAVVEGNELVVCGAGGEATFSWRRYLTDSDDHLDVVCRRTARDDGGWSVAVDVGALVPVTAVQVSVDPLAALADWILFATSADGTAHAVQCEPFLCSRLPLAITHGANGSHALAVRPHAGTLHVEVR; this is encoded by the coding sequence GTGACGCCGCGGTTGAGCGTGGTGGTGCCCTTCTACGGGGTCGGCGAGTACCTCGGAGACTGCCTGGAGTCGATCGCCCGGCAGGCCTGGAGCGACTTCGAGGCGATTCTGGTCGACGACGGATCGCCGGACGACAGTGCCGTGATCGCGAAGGAGTTCTGCGCCCGGGACGAGCGGTTCCGGCTGATCCAGCAGGACAACGCCGGTCCCGGCCCGGCCCGGGACGCGGGCATCCGGGAGGCCACGGGTGAGTACCTGGCGTTCGTCGACGGCGACGACCTGGTCTCCCGGTACGGGTTCGCCGCCCTGGTCCGCACCCTGGACAGCACCGGCTCGGACTTCGCCGGCGGTAACGCGCGCCGGTTCAACAACAGCTTCGGCGTCCGGCCGTCGTGGTTGCACAAGCAGCCGTTCGCCCGGGTGCGGCACGCCACGCACGTCACCGAGTTCCCCGACCTGGTCCTGGACCGGATGCTCTGGAACAAGGTGTACCGCCGCTCGTTCTGGACCGAGAACGGCTACACGTTCCCGCCGATCCGGTACGAGGACTACCCGGTCGCGCTCAAGGCGCACCTGGACGCGGTCACCGTGGACACGATCACGCAGGCCGTCTACTACTGGCGTGAGCGCGAGTCCGGCGAGTCGATCACCCAGCAGAAGTTCCAGCTCGGCAACATCCGGGACCGGGTGACCTCTGCCGGCATGGTCCTCGACCTGGTGGAGAACGCCGTACCTGTGGTCCGCCGGCGGGTGCACGCCCACCTGGCGCAGATCGACGTACTGACGCTGATGTCCGCGTTCGGGTCGGTTCCGGCCGGCGACGAGCAGGTGCTGGTCGACCTGTCCCGCGCGCTGCTCGACCGGCTGGACGAGGACGTGCTCGCGAAGACCCACCGGTACGACCGGATCCAGCACGCCGCGCTCCGCTCCGGCGACGTCGACCTGCTCCGCCGGCTCGCGGACTTCCGCAACTCGGGCGGTCTGCGCGGCGGGGCGCGTGCCGTGTCGCGCGGGCGGCGGCTCGACTACAACTATCCGGGCCTCGGTGAGTCCGTCGTGCCGCGTCGCCTGTACGGCGTGCGCGACCAGGACCTGTCGCTGGCGACAAGCGTCCGCGAGGTCGCCTGGGTGGACGGCACGCTGTCGATCAAGGGCACCGCGGAGATCCGCCACCTGGAGACGGACCGTACGTCGACCCTCGAGATCGCGCTGGCCGTCGGCGAAACGTCGTACCCCTTGCCGGTACGCCGGTACGCCGCGCTGGACCTGCACGGGACGAAGACGCTGGTCGGGTTCGAGGTGCTGCTCGACCAGGAGGTGCTCGGCGAATGTACCGGCGCCCCGGCACACTTCGACGTGCGGATGCGGTCCGGGCGGCGGGTGCGGAAGGGCATGCTCGGCGGTCAGGGACCGGGGAGCCCGGGCTGGCCGCCCGGTGCCTGGATCGACGACACGAACTGGATCCAGCCCGGCCCGGGGAAGTCCGGCTGGTTCTCGCTGCGGCGGTTGACCGATCCGTGCCGGCTGACCGCGGCCGAGCAGGTCGGCGACGAACTGGTGCTGCACGGGCGGGCGTCGTTCGACGAGCCGGAGCTGTACCTCAGCCGGCCGGTCGTCGGCGGCGAGGAGGAGGTGCCGCTGGAGGTCGACGGGCGGGACTTCACCGCCCGGCTGCCGATCCGCGACATCGTCGACGCGGCGAACCACGACGACCCGTTCGGCCGCCGGACGACTCGGGTGTTCCGGGTCCGCGGGCCCGAGGAGCAGCAGCGCGTGCTGTTGTGGACCGCGGGCGACACGGCGCTGACCGGGGTCGCGGACGATCGCGTGGTCACGCTGACCCGGTCGACCGGTGGGTACGTGAACCTGCACGAGTCCCCGATCCGGACGACCGCCGTCTCGGCCGTTGTCGAGGGCAACGAGCTGGTGGTGTGCGGTGCCGGCGGTGAGGCCACGTTCAGCTGGCGGCGATACCTGACCGACTCCGACGACCACCTGGACGTCGTGTGCCGTCGTACGGCTCGCGATGACGGCGGGTGGTCGGTGGCCGTCGACGTCGGCGCGCTCGTCCCGGTGACCGCCGTACAGGTCTCGGTCGATCCGCTGGCCGCACTGGCCGACTGGATCCTGTTCGCAACCTCCGCCGACGGTACGGCGCATGCCGTCCAGTGCGAGCCGTTCCTGTGCAGCCGGTTGCCATTGGCAATCACGCACGGGGCGAACGGGTCGCACGCGCTCGCCGTCCGACCCCATGCCGGCACTCTGCACGTCGAGGTGCGCTGA
- a CDS encoding class I SAM-dependent methyltransferase — protein MTSANHQTTKRNPVAFDRREAAIERFSVAEGVRSLVVGVVDTPPTDEFAEVTVKAIEAGTDDLVRLSPENTVVACSTPEVSKLYEQLGYQVIGVEPEGTARPWDVLLMIADGNDAWKQLAHPATVDVFERYALDAHVARCVNDPVVGDDGGLTTTRDYKTYADAFETAADRKWQQIKDFVRPGRILDIGCATGATLQLVDRDPRFHESDLIGVEVARHLYAECVHKKEQGLFSNPNVYFYQRNMLGSASQKEGWSPPRSIDTTLTLALTHEIWSYADGSRPATVQRFADALFAHTAPHGVWINSDVCGPDEPDRPVVLRLDDSDGANPDDVAELEALDDPAAYVGKLSTRARFFQFAHDFRRNAKVPYSYVVSGDGIQLRLADAMDFLTRKDYVDNWLSETHEQFCGLNFAGWTAVAERAGFTIDPSSHAWRNDWVITNRIAPVASITTPNGTPVDWPTTHQLLIARR, from the coding sequence GTGACTTCGGCCAATCATCAGACCACCAAGCGGAATCCGGTGGCGTTCGATCGGCGGGAGGCGGCGATCGAGCGGTTCAGCGTGGCGGAAGGAGTCCGGTCGTTGGTGGTGGGGGTGGTGGACACGCCGCCGACGGACGAGTTCGCCGAGGTGACGGTGAAGGCGATCGAGGCGGGGACCGACGATCTTGTCCGGTTGTCGCCGGAGAACACGGTGGTGGCGTGTTCGACGCCTGAGGTGAGCAAGCTGTACGAGCAGCTCGGGTACCAGGTGATCGGTGTCGAGCCGGAGGGTACGGCGCGGCCGTGGGACGTGCTGCTGATGATTGCTGATGGCAACGACGCGTGGAAGCAGCTCGCGCATCCGGCGACCGTGGACGTGTTCGAGCGGTACGCCCTGGACGCGCACGTCGCGCGCTGCGTGAACGACCCGGTGGTCGGCGACGACGGCGGGCTCACCACGACCCGCGACTACAAGACGTACGCCGACGCGTTCGAGACCGCCGCCGACCGGAAGTGGCAGCAGATCAAGGACTTCGTACGGCCCGGGCGGATCCTCGACATCGGCTGCGCGACCGGTGCCACGCTGCAGCTCGTCGACCGCGACCCGCGGTTCCACGAGTCCGACCTGATCGGCGTCGAGGTCGCCCGGCACCTGTACGCGGAATGCGTGCACAAGAAGGAGCAGGGCCTCTTCAGCAACCCGAACGTGTACTTCTACCAGCGCAACATGCTCGGGTCTGCTAGCCAGAAAGAAGGATGGAGCCCACCGCGGTCGATCGACACCACGCTGACGCTCGCGCTCACCCACGAGATCTGGTCGTACGCCGACGGGTCGCGGCCCGCCACGGTGCAGCGGTTCGCCGACGCGCTGTTCGCGCACACGGCCCCGCACGGTGTCTGGATCAACTCCGACGTCTGCGGCCCCGACGAGCCGGACCGTCCCGTCGTACTGCGGCTGGACGACAGCGACGGCGCCAACCCGGACGACGTCGCCGAGCTCGAGGCCCTCGACGACCCCGCGGCGTACGTCGGGAAACTGTCGACGCGGGCGCGGTTCTTCCAGTTCGCCCACGACTTCCGGCGGAACGCGAAGGTCCCGTACTCCTATGTCGTGAGCGGCGACGGCATCCAGCTCCGGCTCGCGGACGCGATGGACTTCCTGACCCGCAAGGACTACGTCGACAACTGGCTGAGCGAGACCCACGAACAGTTCTGCGGCCTGAACTTCGCCGGCTGGACCGCGGTCGCCGAACGGGCCGGCTTCACCATCGACCCGTCCTCACACGCCTGGCGCAACGACTGGGTGATCACCAACCGCATCGCCCCGGTCGCCTCCATCACCACCCCCAACGGCACCCCCGTCGACTGGCCGACCACCCACCAGTTGCTGATCGCCCGCCGCTAA
- a CDS encoding N-acetyltransferase, with amino-acid sequence MSWYEALEAGELTVRPSVDAAKRFGVSIDRMSVSASAGTPLAELLTAVEKSTADVIVLRYPARETAWFAALASGPRQALFADTVTCWALPVGKGRRPAPLAGFSTQLEADVDDDQVDDLVADVFGDSGNHYCSDPVFDRAKALAGRQEWARRRIADAGAVVLRGPDRRVLALAALDQQSSWTEIQLAGVVPAEQGRGRYGHLLAAVEDACKTRRLVVTAQAHQTGIQRIWSRYGFEPVHNLMTVHLVAAT; translated from the coding sequence ATGAGTTGGTACGAGGCACTCGAGGCCGGTGAGCTGACGGTGCGGCCGTCCGTGGACGCAGCGAAGCGGTTCGGGGTCTCGATCGACCGGATGTCGGTGTCCGCGTCGGCCGGTACGCCGCTCGCGGAACTGCTGACCGCGGTCGAGAAGTCGACCGCCGACGTGATCGTGTTGCGGTACCCGGCTCGCGAGACCGCCTGGTTCGCGGCACTGGCCAGTGGTCCCCGGCAGGCGCTGTTCGCCGACACGGTCACCTGCTGGGCGCTCCCCGTCGGCAAGGGCCGGCGCCCGGCGCCGCTGGCCGGCTTCAGTACCCAGCTCGAGGCCGATGTCGACGACGACCAGGTGGACGACCTGGTCGCGGACGTCTTCGGCGACTCCGGCAACCACTACTGCTCCGACCCGGTGTTCGACCGCGCCAAGGCGCTGGCCGGCCGCCAGGAGTGGGCCCGGCGACGGATCGCCGACGCCGGTGCCGTCGTACTGCGGGGTCCGGACCGGCGCGTGCTCGCGCTGGCGGCGCTCGACCAGCAGAGCTCGTGGACCGAGATCCAGCTCGCCGGCGTGGTCCCCGCCGAGCAGGGCCGCGGCCGGTACGGTCACCTGCTCGCTGCCGTCGAGGACGCGTGCAAGACGCGGCGCCTGGTCGTCACCGCCCAGGCCCACCAGACCGGCATCCAGCGGATCTGGTCCCGCTACGGCTTCGAACCTGTGCATAACCTGATGACAGTCCACCTCGTTGCCGCTACGTAG
- a CDS encoding glycosyltransferase family 2 protein has product MTRPRLSVVVPFYNVGAYLGDCLDSIARQTFADFEAILVDDGSPDDSAVVAKEFCGRDPRFRIVEQPNAGLGPARNTGVEHATGEYVTFVDSDDLVTRHGFGLLVKALDQTGSDFAAGNARRFNNSYGVRPSWLHAQVFTADRLATHISETPQLVLDRMVWNKVYRRSFWDEYDYRFPAIRYEDYPVTLKAHLDAVTVDTIAAPVYFWRERESGDSITQQKFQLANIRDRVVSAGLVLDQVEDALPVIRQRVHAHFRQIDLHAILSAFGTVPAEEEQRLVELTTELLDRLDEAVLVNSPRLAQLQFDALRAGDLELLHAIALDPDAAQEALPRTKTDFALATSVRSVSWIDGELSIRGTAELRHLQAKPSSLRIGLMIAGRNHRLPVRRFLAEDLRGEQNLVGFEVRVSRKLLAKCPAAGPSHFNVRLRTGGIWRRDRLRGQKAGSPGWPPGAWIDDTSWIQPGPGKDGAFAVRRLSDPCRLTTVEQTPDALVLRGRSAYDEPSLYVSRPLSGGEEQVPLELHGRDFTAWLPIRPMLEEINPDDPFSQRTTRAFRMREPGGREQVLLWTAGDRLVSHAERGRVVMLTRSTGGYVNLHESPIRMTATAAVAAGNKLVVRGPDWGDVSFSWRRYLPDSDDHVDVECRRTVSDDGWAAVVDMESLEPAEWILFATAPDGTPHAVQCEPFLSSKLPLTATRGERTLAVRPLAGTLHLEVS; this is encoded by the coding sequence ATGACTCGGCCACGCCTCAGCGTGGTAGTGCCGTTCTACAACGTGGGGGCTTACCTCGGGGACTGTCTCGACTCGATCGCGCGGCAGACGTTCGCGGATTTCGAGGCGATCCTCGTCGACGACGGTTCACCGGACGACAGCGCGGTGGTGGCGAAGGAGTTCTGCGGGCGGGACCCGCGGTTCCGGATCGTCGAGCAGCCGAACGCGGGCCTCGGGCCGGCGCGCAACACCGGCGTCGAGCACGCGACCGGGGAGTACGTCACGTTCGTCGACAGCGACGACCTGGTCACGCGGCACGGGTTCGGACTGCTGGTCAAGGCGCTCGACCAGACCGGGTCGGACTTCGCCGCCGGCAACGCGCGCCGGTTCAACAACAGCTACGGCGTACGGCCGTCCTGGCTGCACGCGCAGGTGTTCACCGCCGACCGGCTCGCCACGCACATCTCCGAGACCCCGCAGCTGGTGCTGGACCGGATGGTGTGGAACAAGGTGTACCGGCGGTCCTTCTGGGACGAGTACGACTACCGCTTCCCAGCGATCCGGTACGAGGACTACCCGGTCACGCTGAAGGCGCACCTGGACGCCGTCACCGTCGACACGATCGCGGCGCCGGTGTACTTCTGGCGCGAGCGGGAGTCCGGCGACTCGATCACCCAGCAGAAGTTCCAGCTGGCGAACATCCGCGACCGGGTCGTCTCGGCCGGGCTGGTACTGGACCAGGTCGAGGACGCCCTGCCGGTGATCCGGCAGCGGGTCCACGCGCACTTCCGGCAGATCGACCTGCACGCGATCCTCTCGGCGTTCGGCACCGTGCCTGCCGAGGAGGAGCAGCGCCTGGTCGAGCTCACCACCGAGCTGCTGGACCGGCTCGACGAGGCCGTGCTGGTGAACTCGCCGCGTCTCGCCCAGCTCCAGTTCGACGCCCTGCGCGCCGGCGATCTCGAACTCCTGCACGCGATCGCTCTCGATCCCGACGCGGCCCAGGAAGCGCTGCCGCGGACCAAGACCGACTTCGCGCTCGCGACCAGCGTGCGTTCGGTGTCCTGGATCGACGGCGAGCTGTCGATCCGCGGCACGGCCGAGCTGCGGCACCTGCAGGCCAAGCCGTCCAGCCTCCGGATCGGCCTGATGATTGCCGGGCGCAACCATCGGCTTCCGGTACGGCGGTTCCTCGCGGAGGACCTACGTGGCGAGCAGAACCTCGTCGGGTTCGAGGTTCGGGTGAGCCGGAAACTGCTGGCGAAATGCCCGGCCGCCGGCCCGTCGCACTTCAACGTCCGGCTGCGTACCGGCGGGATCTGGCGGCGGGACAGGCTCCGCGGGCAGAAGGCCGGCAGCCCGGGCTGGCCGCCCGGCGCATGGATCGACGACACGAGCTGGATCCAGCCGGGCCCGGGGAAGGACGGCGCGTTCGCCGTACGGCGGTTGTCCGATCCGTGCCGGCTGACGACCGTCGAGCAGACCCCGGACGCGCTGGTCCTGCGCGGAAGGTCGGCGTACGACGAGCCGTCGTTGTACGTGAGCCGGCCGCTCTCGGGTGGTGAGGAGCAGGTGCCGCTGGAGCTGCACGGGCGGGACTTCACCGCGTGGCTGCCGATCCGCCCGATGCTCGAGGAGATCAACCCGGACGATCCGTTCAGCCAGCGGACGACGCGGGCGTTCCGGATGCGCGAGCCGGGCGGTCGCGAGCAGGTGCTGCTGTGGACGGCCGGCGATCGGCTGGTGTCGCACGCGGAACGCGGCAGGGTCGTGATGCTGACCCGCTCGACCGGCGGATACGTGAACCTGCACGAGTCGCCGATCCGGATGACCGCGACCGCTGCGGTTGCCGCGGGCAACAAGCTGGTGGTGCGCGGTCCGGACTGGGGCGACGTGTCGTTCAGCTGGCGGCGGTACCTGCCGGACTCCGACGACCACGTGGACGTCGAGTGCCGCCGTACCGTCTCCGACGACGGCTGGGCCGCGGTCGTGGACATGGAGTCGCTGGAACCGGCCGAGTGGATCCTCTTCGCAACGGCCCCCGACGGCACGCCGCATGCCGTCCAGTGCGAGCCGTTCCTCTCCAGCAAGCTCCCCCTGACCGCCACCCGCGGCGAGCGCACGCTCGCCGTACGCCCCCTCGCCGGAACCCTCCACCTGGAAGTGAGCTAG
- a CDS encoding GNAT family N-acetyltransferase has translation MLRTATDDDVDTIRRLRNQQANRDVSITAHEITAGEHAAWWAKTSVDPSRRVLIYTRDGSTAGVVNFFDLDGTSGGWGFFLDADGLAERGETLPAWIEIMREATAYAFDELGLDVLTGEVLEHNAVVRQMNRRFRFTEGTPETRYADGRELTVIPISLRNEDRRRGKA, from the coding sequence ATGCTGCGGACTGCGACCGACGACGATGTCGACACGATCCGCCGATTGCGGAACCAGCAGGCGAACCGGGACGTGAGCATCACCGCGCACGAGATCACCGCCGGCGAGCACGCCGCCTGGTGGGCGAAGACGTCGGTCGACCCCTCGCGGCGGGTACTGATCTACACGCGGGACGGCTCGACCGCAGGAGTGGTGAACTTCTTCGACCTCGACGGTACGTCGGGCGGGTGGGGGTTCTTCCTGGACGCCGACGGGCTGGCCGAGCGCGGCGAGACGCTGCCGGCCTGGATCGAGATCATGCGGGAGGCCACGGCGTACGCGTTCGACGAGCTCGGTCTCGACGTACTCACCGGTGAGGTGCTGGAACACAACGCGGTGGTCCGGCAGATGAACCGGCGCTTCCGGTTCACCGAGGGTACGCCGGAGACTCGGTACGCCGACGGACGCGAGCTCACCGTGATACCGATCAGCCTGCGCAACGAGGACCGTCGAAGGGGGAAAGCGTGA
- a CDS encoding glycoside hydrolase family 10 protein: MRVWRTMGVLGVTAGLLLSGLTGTASAADQQTCAPSTSTPLRQFRASWVSSVVNIDWPSKTGLSAAQQQAELIGWLDDAVRQHHNAVVLQVRPTADAFWPSKVEPWSQYLTGHQGGDPGYDPLKFAVAEAHKRNLELHAWFNPYRLSMGTDLNALVPTHPARLHPDWVVTYGGKLYYNPGIPAARKLVEDAIMDAVANYDIDGVHFDDYFYPYPVAGQTFDDAATFAQYNDGYTNLQDWRRHNIDLLIHELSQKMHAIKPWIKFGISPFAVWRNKATDPEGTDTTAGVQTYDDLAADTRKWVREEWIDYIVPQVYWARGFTPADYDKIVPWWAEQVRGTHVHLYIGEATYKVGTSTQSPGWSVPTELSDHLAFDSAIPEVKGNIYFSAKDVRADRLGATSLVNANWYSRPALIPAMPALDSRPPLPAHAVHASRSADGVQVKWSRTSADTTSYAIYRRELKGGDHCPDNDARNLIATVRSTGAAQSYVDSTATPGTAYMYSVTALDRLSNQSVPIPAVSIR; the protein is encoded by the coding sequence ATGAGAGTCTGGCGAACCATGGGTGTTCTGGGCGTGACGGCGGGGCTGTTGCTGAGTGGGCTGACCGGCACAGCGTCAGCCGCGGATCAGCAGACGTGTGCGCCGAGCACGTCCACCCCGCTCCGGCAGTTCCGGGCGAGCTGGGTCTCGTCGGTGGTGAACATCGACTGGCCGTCGAAAACCGGGCTGAGCGCCGCGCAGCAGCAGGCCGAGCTGATCGGCTGGCTGGACGATGCGGTCCGGCAGCACCACAACGCGGTCGTCCTGCAGGTCCGCCCGACCGCGGACGCGTTCTGGCCGTCGAAGGTGGAGCCCTGGTCGCAGTACCTGACCGGGCATCAGGGCGGCGACCCCGGCTACGACCCGCTGAAGTTCGCGGTCGCCGAGGCACACAAGCGGAACCTGGAGCTGCACGCCTGGTTCAACCCGTACCGGCTCTCGATGGGCACGGACCTCAACGCGCTCGTCCCGACGCACCCGGCGCGGCTGCATCCGGACTGGGTGGTGACGTACGGCGGCAAGCTGTACTACAACCCCGGCATCCCGGCGGCGCGCAAGCTGGTCGAGGACGCGATCATGGACGCGGTCGCGAACTACGACATCGACGGCGTCCACTTCGACGACTACTTCTACCCGTACCCGGTGGCCGGCCAGACGTTCGACGACGCCGCGACGTTCGCGCAGTACAACGACGGCTACACGAACCTGCAGGACTGGCGGCGGCACAACATCGACCTGCTGATCCACGAGCTGAGCCAGAAGATGCACGCGATCAAGCCGTGGATCAAGTTCGGTATCTCGCCGTTCGCGGTCTGGCGGAACAAGGCGACCGACCCGGAGGGCACCGACACCACCGCCGGCGTGCAGACGTACGACGACCTCGCCGCCGACACCCGCAAGTGGGTCCGCGAGGAGTGGATCGACTACATCGTGCCGCAGGTCTACTGGGCGCGCGGGTTCACCCCGGCCGACTACGACAAGATCGTCCCGTGGTGGGCGGAGCAGGTCCGCGGTACGCACGTACACCTCTACATCGGCGAGGCGACGTACAAGGTCGGTACGTCGACGCAGTCGCCGGGCTGGTCGGTGCCGACCGAGCTGAGTGACCACCTGGCGTTCGACAGCGCGATCCCCGAGGTGAAGGGGAACATCTACTTCTCCGCGAAGGACGTCCGCGCGGACCGGCTCGGCGCGACCTCGCTCGTCAACGCGAACTGGTACTCGCGGCCCGCCCTGATCCCGGCGATGCCCGCGCTCGACTCGCGCCCGCCGCTCCCGGCCCACGCAGTCCATGCCTCCCGTTCTGCGGACGGCGTGCAGGTGAAGTGGTCGCGCACGTCGGCCGACACCACGTCGTACGCGATCTACCGGCGGGAACTGAAGGGCGGCGACCACTGCCCCGACAACGACGCCCGCAACCTGATCGCGACGGTGCGCTCGACGGGTGCTGCTCAGTCGTACGTCGACAGCACGGCGACTCCGGGTACGGCGTACATGTACTCGGTGACCGCGCTGGACCGCTTGTCGAACCAGAGCGTGCCGATCCCCGCCGTCTCGATCCGCTGA
- the pseI gene encoding pseudaminic acid synthase has product MKNIEIGDVTVGPDQQPFVIAEMSGNHNGDLERAKDIVRAVAETGAQALKLQTYTADTMTLDLDLPAFRLPAEHELWSDARLYDLYEEAHTPWAWHEPIFELAAELGMIAFSSAFDRTAIDFLEKLGVPAYKVASNEIGDLPLVRGMAETGKPIIISTGSATLTDIDAAVRAARSTGNEQIIVLSCTASYPAPPEQSNLRGIPVLRDALDVQVGLSDHTMGIGAAVAAVALGATVIEKHVTLKRTDGGVDSAFSLEPWELEMLVESTRVAQLSLGKPVIGPKQAEENVLRFRRSLYVTQDVHPGDLITPENVRSIRPAGGLAPDLYPQVAGRPFRTAAPAGTPLTWDLL; this is encoded by the coding sequence GTGAAGAACATCGAGATCGGCGACGTAACGGTCGGGCCGGATCAGCAGCCGTTCGTCATCGCGGAGATGTCCGGGAACCACAACGGCGACCTGGAGCGCGCGAAGGACATCGTCCGGGCGGTCGCTGAGACCGGCGCGCAGGCGCTGAAGCTGCAGACGTACACCGCGGACACGATGACGCTCGACCTCGACCTGCCGGCCTTCCGGCTGCCGGCCGAGCACGAGCTGTGGAGCGACGCGCGGCTCTACGACCTGTACGAGGAAGCGCACACGCCGTGGGCGTGGCACGAGCCGATCTTCGAGCTGGCGGCCGAGCTCGGGATGATCGCGTTCTCGTCCGCCTTCGACCGGACCGCGATCGACTTCCTGGAGAAGCTCGGCGTGCCGGCGTACAAGGTCGCGTCGAACGAGATCGGTGACCTGCCGCTGGTCCGCGGGATGGCGGAGACCGGCAAGCCGATCATCATCTCCACCGGTTCCGCGACCCTGACCGACATCGACGCCGCGGTCCGCGCCGCTCGCTCGACGGGCAACGAGCAGATCATCGTCCTGTCCTGTACGGCGAGCTACCCGGCGCCGCCCGAGCAGTCGAACCTCCGCGGCATCCCGGTCCTCCGCGACGCCCTCGACGTACAGGTCGGCCTGTCCGACCACACGATGGGCATCGGCGCCGCCGTCGCGGCCGTCGCCCTGGGCGCGACCGTCATCGAAAAGCACGTCACACTGAAGCGCACCGACGGCGGAGTCGACTCGGCCTTCTCCCTGGAGCCCTGGGAACTCGAGATGCTCGTCGAAAGCACCCGAGTAGCCCAGCTGTCCCTGGGCAAACCGGTGATCGGCCCCAAACAAGCCGAAGAAAACGTCCTCCGCTTCCGCCGCTCCCTCTACGTCACCCAGGACGTCCACCCCGGCGACCTCATCACCCCCGAAAACGTCCGCTCCATCCGCCCCGCCGGCGGGCTGGCCCCCGACCTCTACCCCCAAGTGGCCGGCCGCCCCTTCCGCACCGCCGCCCCCGCCGGCACCCCCCTCACCTGGGACCTCCTCTAG